The Henckelia pumila isolate YLH828 chromosome 2, ASM3356847v2, whole genome shotgun sequence genome includes a window with the following:
- the LOC140881257 gene encoding coatomer subunit alpha-1-like, which yields MLTKFETKSNRVKGLSFHSKRPWILASLHSGVIQLWDYRMGTLIDRFDEHDGPVRGVHFHKTQPLFVSGGDDYKIKVWNYKLHRCLFTLLGHLDYIRTVQFHHEYPWIVSASDDQTIRIWNWQSRTCISVLTGHNHYVMCASFHPKEDLVVSASLDQTVRVWDIGALRKKTVSPADDILRLSQMNSDFFGGVDAVVKYVLEGHDRGVNWASFHPTLPLIVSGADDRQVKIWRMNDTKAWEVDTLRGHMNNVSCVLFHSRQDIIVSNSEDKSIRVWDATKRTGLQTFRREHDRFWILSAHPEMNLLAAGHDSGMIVFKLERERPAFSISGDSVFYVKDRFLRSFEYSSQKDTQLIPIRRPGSNSLNQGPRTLSYSPTENAVLVCSDVDGGSYELYVVPKDSSGRGDTGQEAKRGVGGSAVFVARNRFAVLEKSSNQVLVKNLKNEIVKKSVLPIATDAIFYAGTGNLLCRAEDRVVIFDLQQRNILGDLQTPFVRYVVWSPDMDSVALLSKHSIVIADKKLVHRCTLHETIRVKSGAWDDNGVFIYTTLTHIKYCLPNGDSGIIKTLDVPVYITKIYGNTLFCLDREGKNRPIIIDSTEYIFKLSLLGRRYDQVMSMIKKSELCGQAMIAYLQQKGFPQVALYFVKDERTRFNLALESGNIEKALESAKKIDEKDHWYRLGVEALRQGNAGIVEYAYQKTKNFGRLSFHYLVTGNLEKLSKMMRIAEVKNDVMGQFHDALYLGDVQERVKVLENAGHLPLAYATAKVHGLDDIAERIAGELGDNIPSLPVKKAKLLTPPSPVLCAGDWPLLMVSKGIFEGGLDDTVRDGHEDYEEAADADWGEGLDIGEVDNMQNGDINALLEDEDDQEENEGGWGLEDLDLPPDADTPRTTPHARSSVFVAPTPGMPVSQIWVQRSSLAAEHAAAGDFDTAMRLLSRQLGIWNFSPLKSLFIDIHMGSHTYLRAFSSAPVISVAVERGWNESVSPNVQSLPALVFNFSQLDEKLKAGYKSTTAGKFSEALRLFQSILHTIPLIVVETRREVDEVKELIIIVKEYALGLKMELQRRELKDNLVRQQELAAYFTHCNLQLPHTRLALLNAMTVCYKAQNLSTAANFANRLLETNPSNENQARTARQVLQAAGRNMKDATQLNYDFRNPFVLCGATYVPIYRGQRDITCPYCSTHFVPSQEGQLCTVCDLAVVGSDASGLRCSPTQR from the exons ATGCTGACCAAGTTCGAGACGAAGAGTAATAGAGTAAAAGGTCTGAGCTTCCACAGCAAGAGGCCATGGATCTTGGCGAGTCTCCACAGCGGAGTGATCCAGCTCTGGGATTACCGGATGGGCACGCTCATTGATCGGTTCGACGAGCACGATGGACCCGTCCGCGGCGTCCATTTTCATAAGACGCAGCCGCTTTTCGTGTCCGGAG GTGATGATTACAAGATCAAGGTGTGGAATTATAAATTGCACAGGTGTCTATTTACCCTTCTGGGTCATCTTGATTATATCCGGACGGTTCAGTTTCATCACGAGTATCCCTGGATTGTCAGTGCCAGTGATGATCAAACAATTAGAATATGGAATTGGCAGTCACGAACTTGCATTTCTGTGTTGACTGGGCACAACCATTATGTCATGTGTGCCTCATTTCACCCCAAAGAAGACTTGGTTGTGTCAGCCTCCTTGGATCAGACAGTACGTGTTTGGGATATCGGTGCTTTGAGGAAAAAAACCGTATCTCCTGCTGATGACATATTGCGATTGTCTCAAATGAACAGTGACTTCTTTGGTGGGGTTGATGCTGTTGTCAAGTATGTCTTGGAAGGCCATGATAGAGGGGTGAACTGGGCTTCTTTCCATCCTACTCTCCCTCTGATTGTGTCCGGAGCGGACGACCGCCAGGTGAAAATCTGGCGCATGAATG ATACTAAAGCTTGGGAGGTGGATACATTGAGAGGCCACATGAACAACGTGTCATGCGTTTTGTTCCATTCAAGACAAGATATCATTGTCTCAAACTCAGAGGATAAAAGTATCAGAGTTTGGGATGCTACGAAAAGAACTGGTCTACAAACTTTTCGTAGGGAGCATGATAGATTCTGGATTCTTTCAGCCCATCCTGAGATGAATCTTCTGGCTGCTGGTCATGATAGTGGCATGATTGTTTTTAAGTTGGAGAGAGAGCGCCCTGCCTTTTCTATTAGTGGTGATTCAGTCTTCTATGTTAAGGATCGATTTCTACGGTCCTTTGAGTATTCATCTCAGAAAGATACTCAGCTGATACCAATTCGCCGACCTGGTTCTAATAGTTTAAATCAAGGGCCTCGAACTCTTTCTTACAGTCCTACCGAGAATGCTGTATTGGTTTGCTCTGATGTGGATGGGGGATCATATGAACTCTATGTTGTTCCTAAAGACAGCTCTGGAAGAGGTGACACAGGTCAAGAGGCAAAAAGAGGTGTTGGAGGATCAGCAGTTTTTGTGGCTCGAAATAGGTTTGCTGTGCTGGAGAAGAGCAGCAATCAGGTCTTGGTCAAGAAcctgaaaaatgaaatagtgaaAAAGAGCGTTCTTCCTATTGCTACTGATGCTATATTCTATGCGGGTACTGGAAATCTTCTCTGCAGGGCTGAGGACAGGGTCGTGATCTTTGATCTTCAACAAAGGAATATTCTTGGAGATCTTCAAACTCCATTTGTTAGGTATGTGGTCTGGTCTCCGGATATGGACTCTGTTGCTTTATTGAGCAAGCACTCTATTGTTATTGCTGATAAAAAGCTTGTGCACCGCTGTACCCTTCATGAGACAATTCGTGTCAAGAGTGGAGCATGGGATGACAATGGTGTCTTCATCTATACTACACTCACACATATCAAGTATTGTCTTCCAAATGGCGACAGTGGAATTATTAAGACCTTGGATGTCCCTGTATATATTACAAAAATATATGGGAACACATTATTTTGCTTGGACAGAGAGGGGAAGAATCGTCCTATCATTATAGACTCAACAGAATATATCTTTAAGTTATCTCTGCTTGGGAGGAGATATGATCAAGTGATGAGCATGATTAAAAAATCTGAACTATGTGGACAGGCCATGATTGCTTATCTGCAGCAAAAGGGCTTCCCACAAGTTGCCCTTTACTTTGTGAAGGATGAAAGAACTCGCTTTAACTTAGCCCTTGAAAGCGGTAACATAGAGAAAGCCCTTGAATCGGCCAAGAAGATTGATGAGAAAGACCACTGGTACAGGCTAGGGGTGGAGGCCCTTCGTCAAGGAAATGCTGGGATTGTTGAATACGCATACCAAAAGACCAAAAACTTTGGGAGGCTGTCATTTCATTATCTGGTAACTGGTAATCTTGAAAAATTGTCCAAAATGATGAGGATTGCTGAGGTCAAGAACGATGTTATGGGCCAGTTCCATGATGCACTGTATCTTGGTGATGTCCAGGAGCGAGTTAAGGTTCTGGAAAATGCAGGCCATCTCCCTCTTGCCTATGCCACAGCCAAAGTTCATGGGCTCGATGACATTGCGGAGCGTATAGCTGGGGAACTTGGGGATAATATTCCTTCTTTACCGGTGAAGAAAGCTAAACTATTAACGCCCCCGAGTCCTGTCTTATGTGCTGGTGATTGGCCACTGTTAATGGTCAGTAAAGGAATTTTTGAAGGTGGCCTTGATGATACTGTCAGAGATGGACATGAGGATTATGAGGAGGCTGCAGATGCTGATTGGGGCGAGGGCTTAGATATCGGTGAGGTGGACAATATGCAGAATGGGGACATTAATGCATTGCTGGAGGATGAGGATGATCAGGAGGAGAATGAAGGAGGATGGGGTCTGGAGGACTTGGATCTGCCTCCTGATGCTGACACTCCAAGGACAACTCCACATGCACGTTCTTCTGTATTTGTTGCCCCAACCCCTGGTATGCCCGTAAGCCAGATTTGGGTCCAAAGATCGTCTCTTGCCGCTGAACATGCTGCTGCTGGAGACTTTGACACAGCAATGCGCCTATTGAGCCGCCAGTTAGGGATATGGAATTTCTCTCCTTTGAAGTCTCTTTTTATTGACATTCACATGGGCAGTCACACTTACCTACGGGCCTTTTCCTCGGCCCCGGTGATATCAGTGGCGGTGGAAAGGGGTTGGAACGAGTCGGTGAGTCCCAATGTGCAGTCCCTCCCTGCACTTGTGTTTAATTTCTCTCAATTAGATGAGAAGCTCAAGGCTGGTTACAAGTCTACGACTGCTGGAAAGTTTTCTGAAGCTCTTAGACTTTTTCAATCTATTCTTCACACAATCCCACTGATTGTGGTTGAAACACGGAGAGAAGTGGACGAAGTTAAGGAGTTGATTATCATAGTGAAGGAGTATGCTTTGGGTTTGAAGATGGAGCTTCAGAGGAGGGAATTGAAGGACAACCTGGTTCGTCAGCAGGAACTTGCTGCCTATTTCACCCACTGCAACCTCCAGCTTCCACACACTCGGCTCGCACTATTGAATGCCATGACTGTTTGCTACAAGGCCCAGAATCTGAGCACTGCTGCCAACTTTGCCAATCGACTTCTGGAAACCAACCCAAGTAACGAAAACCAAGCCCGAACCGCTCGACAGGTTCTGCAGGCTGCTGGTAGGAATATGAAAGACGCTACACAGCTGAACTACGATTTCAGAAACCCATTCGTTTTGTGTGGAGCCACGTATGTCCCCATATACCGAGGGCAGAGAGACATAACCTGCCCCTACTGCAGCACGCACTTCGTCCCATCTCAGGAAGGTCAGCTTTGCACCGTTTGTGATCTTGCCGTGGTTGGGTCTGATGCATCTGGCTTACGATGTTCTCCTACACAAAGATGA